The sequence below is a genomic window from Methanobrevibacter sp..
TGATATTGGAAACAGCAGATATGTCACAAATAATATTCGTTTGAATGAAACTGCATTTTATGAAAAACTGGAATATAAGAGAGTCTTGACCATCTATGACAATACAGAAGAGTATTTTGAAATATGGAAAAGACATTGCGACATGTTCTTTGAATTTATGAAGGAAAACTGTCCAGATACTAGAATAATCTTGAATCCCAGCAGACATGTCTATCGCAAATTGGCTGAAGACGGTTCAGTCATAGAATCTGAAAGATTCAAAAGGGAATGTGACAAGTTCAATCAATACAGAGACCTTCTTGATGAATACATAATCAAAAACTTTGATGTGGAGGTCTTATATTTCGATGAGGATACAGTAGCCAGTGAAAACCATTTCTGGGGATGCTCTTCCCTTCATTATGCAAGCCAATACTTTGAGGGAATTAACGACCAATTGAATCTGATCATTGAACGGGACAAAAGCAATGATGAAAAAGCCAATGAAGAGTTGAGAAAGGAAAAAAGAGAAAAGCTATTGGCCATAATCGAAAAAAGAAAGGAAGAAAGAAAAAGAAAGGCAGCCAAAGATAGGGAAAAACAGATTTTAAGAAAAGTCAAGAACAAGATCCAAACCAATAGAAGAAGCCATACAAGAAAATTGGTGGAAGACTCTACAAAACGTGTTGAAGTTGAAAAAGCAGCAAAAATAGAAAAAGTTGAAAAATAATCCTAAATCCTATTCTTAAACCTTTTCCATAGTTTATAATAAACATCAGGACTCAATGAAAACAGAACCACCTTCAGTTTGAACTTCCAATCCTCTTTTGAATAGACCTTGAACTCTTTTAATTTATTGAACAAGTCAAGCTCGTCCATTTTTTTAAATATCTCATCCTTATCGTAATCGTTGTAGAAGAAGTAGTTCATATTGCCTAATATGAACTTAGGGATTCTGGAATGAATCAGTTTTTCACTTAAGTCAGCAAAGACAGGATGGGAAAACTCATTGAAATAACCATAAAGCCCTTCAAATAGCTGAACAGATTCCAACCTATCTAAAGAGCTGAATCTGCTGATTGAATCTTCCTCCTGATAATAGTAATATGTGTATTTGTTAACGAATTTCACATCATCACAATTAGACAAGTATCTTATTGCAAATTCAGTGTCTTCACCATAATTGAATTCTTCATTGAATCGGATATTATTTTTTAAAATGATCTCTTTTTTATACAATAGCAATACAAAGGAAAATGGAATCTCCATAAGCATTTCCATATTTATCATATCAGTTGCTTTAAGAACATGATCATTCCTTATGGATAATTCTATAATGGGATCGAACCTATCCACCTTAAAGTCAAACAGGTTTCCTTCATCATCCACCTTCAATCCCTTTAGAAAAACAGAATCATGACCTTTAATATTATCATAGAATGTTGAAAGATGGTCTTCCCTGACAATATCATCACTGTCAATGAAAACTATATGATCGCCATTTGCCTTTTCCAAACCTCTGTTTCTTGAATATCCAGGTCCCCTATTGGTTTCATTGACAATCAA
It includes:
- a CDS encoding DUF6270 domain-containing protein gives rise to the protein MVSRFTVFGSCTCRDVFYSGINKNYKDFFEIGPTGIRLSFISIMQEPVEFEEEDVVLFPKTGKNINFTIWIKKDFEKKFLEDLKRENFEYLLMDTYYDTNFGIVDIGNSRYVTNNIRLNETAFYEKLEYKRVLTIYDNTEEYFEIWKRHCDMFFEFMKENCPDTRIILNPSRHVYRKLAEDGSVIESERFKRECDKFNQYRDLLDEYIIKNFDVEVLYFDEDTVASENHFWGCSSLHYASQYFEGINDQLNLIIERDKSNDEKANEELRKEKREKLLAIIEKRKEERKRKAAKDREKQILRKVKNKIQTNRRSHTRKLVEDSTKRVEVEKAAKIEKVEK
- a CDS encoding glycosyltransferase family 2 protein, with the translated sequence MSEIRLSVIVPSYNSSNTIERLIHSLSNQIFKDFEIVFIDDNSTDNTADTIVKTLENSSIPYQLIVNETNRGPGYSRNRGLEKANGDHIVFIDSDDIVREDHLSTFYDNIKGHDSVFLKGLKVDDEGNLFDFKVDRFDPIIELSIRNDHVLKATDMINMEMLMEIPFSFVLLLYKKEIILKNNIRFNEEFNYGEDTEFAIRYLSNCDDVKFVNKYTYYYYQEEDSISRFSSLDRLESVQLFEGLYGYFNEFSHPVFADLSEKLIHSRIPKFILGNMNYFFYNDYDKDEIFKKMDELDLFNKLKEFKVYSKEDWKFKLKVVLFSLSPDVYYKLWKRFKNRI